The proteins below come from a single Papaver somniferum cultivar HN1 chromosome 11, ASM357369v1, whole genome shotgun sequence genomic window:
- the LOC113321627 gene encoding cation/H(+) antiporter 15-like, translating into MSALQAMLSKGGLPPGGLTQGLPPGMTLFNVTIDNAIVLNIPINGRTFLCFDSSKAGSKGLWSGDNPLFYIVDNFLMQFSIGALMIRFLMFIMQPLHQTSFVPQVLAGLLIGPSGISRDESFKQHVFTLKSVYPTETLGVFGCMLYLFVIGLKMDVGIIKRCGKRAWFIGLAIFILPLLLTIPLAYILAVSFKLEHSLESSLLFVAILESSNSFHVICCLLADPNLLNSELGYLATSASMISGLLSMTMLNIGFTVKQTMGSGAEAWVLTIVSSLTLIFVIVLVLRPIVLWMIRESPEGKPVKEWYLTFIMAMMMLSAFLSELFGQHLFFGPTIFGLAIPDGPPIGSALTDELEWFTTELFLPLFYMILGGKMDVRLVDMKTALMVELLSVVALIGKMIGTTVPCLLCKMSFQEGFILALILGSLGFLDIQFFSRAVQLQFISGNCFTVMTVSSMLLTAVISPVLRYLYNPSKRYISYKKRTIQHNKRNTELRVAVCVYDQENVPTMINLLQASNPTPYSPIAVFVLHLVELVGRTAPMFITHQSLNKLPARSELIINTFRIYEEQNKEFITLRSYTSVAPLNTIHDDVCTLGLNRRTSLIIVPFHVQWNVDGTIQSTHHRSVNINILNNAPCSIAVLIDRGNLSGSVLATYRAFSRVCMIFLGGPDDREALAYATRMCDQSSLHLTLFRVTEAQCDIQPSNHHAVEQRKDDEMVNEFKENHADCERITYREEAVNNGVGTVRAIRMVEENFELILVGRRHEADSPLLMGLTEWSEYPELGLVGDMLASPDCTSPVSVWWCNNIFV; encoded by the exons ATGAGTGCTTTACAAGCAATGCTGAGCAAAGGTGGTTTACCCCCAGGGGGATTGACTCAAGGTTTACCGCCCGGAATGACATTATTCAACGTAACGATCGATAATGCAATAGTGTTGAACATACCGATAAATGGTAGGACATTCCTATGTTTTGATTCAAGTAAAGCAGGGTCGAAAGGCTTGTGGTCCGGAGATAACCCTTTGTTCTACATCGTGGATAACTTTCTCATGCAATTTTCTATCGGTGCTTTGATGATACGGTTCTTGATGTTCATTATGCAGCCTCTTCATCAAACTTCTTTTGTTCCTCAAGTATTG GCTGGTTTACTTATAGGACCTTCGGGTATTTCGAGAGATGAAAGTTTCAAGCAACATGTATTCACGTTGAAGAGTGTATATCCAACGGAAACACTGGGAGTTTTCGGTTGTATGTTGTATCTGTTTGTTATTGGATTGAAAATGGATGTTGGAATTATAAAGAGATGTGGAAAAAGAGCTTGGTTTATAGGTTTAGCAATTTTCATATTACCATTACTACTCACAATTCCTCTTGCTTACATTTTGGCAGTTTCTTTTAAACTGGAACATAGTTTAGAAAGCTCTCTTCTCTTCGTCGCCATTCTAGAATCTTCTAATTCATTTCATGTCATCTGTTGCCTCTTAGCGGATCCCAACCTTCTGAATTCCGAGTTAGGTTATCTTGCAACTTCTGCATCAATGATCAGTGGGTTATTAAGTATGACAATGCTAAATATTGGTTTTACAGTGAAACAAACCATGGGAAGTGGAGCAGAAGCGTGGGTGTTGACCATTGTATCCTCATTGACACTAATCTTTGTGATAGTATTGGTTTTGAGACCAATTGTGCTTTGGATGATAAGAGAATCACCAGAGGGTAAACCAGTGAAAGAATGGTACTTGACATTTATAATGGCAATGATGATGCTAAGTGCATTTTTAAGTGAATTGTTCGGCCAACATTTGTTTTTTGGCCCGACGATTTTCGGATTAGCAATACCGGACGGACCGCCAATTGGATCTGCATTGACGGATGAACTCGAGTGGTTTACTACAGAGCTGTTTTTGCCACTGTTTTACATGATACTAGGTGGGAAAATGGATGTGAGATTGGTAGACATGAAGACTGCATTGATGGTGGAATTATTAAGTGTTGTAGCTTTGATAGGTAAAATGATCGGAACTACTGTGCCTTGTCTCCTTTGTAAAATGTCATTCCAAGAAGGCTTCATTCTTGCTCTCATTTTGGGTTCCCTTGGATTTCTTGATATCCAATTCTTTAGCCGTGCAGTGCAACTTCAG TTTATAAGCGGTAATTGTTTCACGGTAATGACCGTATCGTCGATGCTTCTAACGGCAGTAATCTCACCTGTGTTGAGATATCTGTACAATCCTTCAAAGAGATACATAAGCTACAAAAAAAGAACTATTCAGCACAACAAACGCAATACAGAACTTCGAGTAGCCGTCTGTGTCTACGATCAAGAAAATGTACCCACCATGATTAACCTTCTTCAAGCTTCAAATCCAACTCCTTATAGTCCTATCGCTGTTTTCGTGCTTCACCTCGTCGAACTTGTTGGTCGAACCGCTCCGATGTTTATCACCCACCAATCTCTAAATAAACTACCAGCAAGATCTGAACTAATCATTAATACCTTTCGAATATATGAAGAACAAAACAAAGAATTCATCACTCTTCGATCTTACACTAGTGTTGCACCATTAAACACAATCCATGATGATGTTTGTACACTTGGACTTAACAGAAGAACTTCACTCATAATTGTTCCTTTCCACGTACAGTGGAATGTCGATGGAACGATTCAGTCTACTCATCATCGTAGCGTTAACATAAATATCCTCAACAACGCACCTTGTTCGATTGCTGTTCTGATTGACCGTGGGAACTTATCCGGATCAGTGTTAGCTACATATAGAGCTTTCAGCCGTGTTTGCATGATCTTCTTAGGCGGGCCTGATGATAGAGAAGCATTAGCATATGCAACACGGATGTGCGACCAATCAAGCTTACATCTGACACTGTTCCGAGTAACCGAGGCACAATGTGATATCCAACCAAGTAATCATCATGCAGTAGAACAAAGGAAAGACGATGAAATGGTGAATGAGTTCAAAGAAAATCATGCAGATTGTGAAAGAATAACTTACCGAGAAGAGGCTGTAAATAATGGCGTTGGTACTGTACGTGCTATAAGAATGGTAGAGGAGAATTTTGAGCTAATATTGGTAGGAAGACGGCATGAAGCGGATTCACCTTTGTTGATGGGTTTGACAGAATGGAGTGAGTATCCAGAGTTGGGATTGGTGGGAGATATGCTTGCTTCGCCGGATTGTACGAGTCCTGTTTCGGTTTGGTGGTGCAACAACATATTTGTGTAA
- the LOC113322328 gene encoding uncharacterized protein LOC113322328 — MESTRSFLVKTLLFGVFILLLRFVYVVTITGGSCSADDFCFFSSRENLNLAGTGVRIGSNAAVSVAGTVGSTPELRDLWNSREWRKNVAYYSSIFQDLISEGFLSSDSKALCIESEARIGQDVFALREIGVSDSIGTYKKASPPLVKFGQVYKQPFADNTFDFIFIGNGGLDRSIRQSDLVSEIQRTLKPEGFIVVHTNSTKDLYSYNSFISLFNCSSLIRTRYIDDDSSVREIVMKKNSYQGDNEMRISDGGTKCSVPAHKRELVKYAEPLIEEEPMKPWITLKKNIQNVKYLPTLADINFKQRYVYVDVGARSYGSSIGSWFKKQYPKQNKTFDIYAIEADKTFHQEYKLKKGINLLPYAAWVKNETLLFEVNRDPGQNIEAKGTGMGRIKPVKSDTGLANNVNKIQGFDFADWLKNTVSEKDFVVMKMDIEGTEFDLIPRLIETGAICLIDEIFLECHYNRWQRCCPRERSSKYEQSYDQCLGLFNSLRDIGVLVHQWY; from the coding sequence ATGGAATCTACTAGAAGTTTTTTGGTTAAGACGCTGTTATTTGgagtttttattcttcttcttcggttTGTATATGTAGTCACAATCACAGGGGGATCTTGTTCAGCtgatgatttttgtttcttttcaagccGTGAGAATTTAAATCTTGCCGGAACCGGTGTAAGAATCGGTTCTAATGCAGCAGTTTCCGTTGCCGGAACTGTTGGATCTACTCCTGAACTTCGTGATCTTTGGAATAGTAGAGAATGGAGGAAAAATGTTGCTTATTATTCTTCGATATTTCAAGATCTAATTTCTGAAGGATTTTTATCATCTGATTCGAAAGCTTTATGTATCGAAAGTGAAGCGAGGATTGGTCAAGATGTATTTGCATTGAGAGAAATTGGTGTTtcagattcaattggtacttaCAAGAAAGCATCACCTCCGTTAGTTAAATTCGGTCAGGTTTATAAACAACCATTTGCTGATAAtacttttgattttattttcattgGTAATGGTGGTCTTGATCGTTCAATTCGTCAGTCAGATTTAGTTTCTGAGATACAAAGAACACTTAAACCCGAAGGGTTTATTGTTGTTCACACAAATTCAACTAAAGATTTGTATAGTTACAATTCATTTATAAGTTTATTCAATTGCAGTAGTTTGATTCGAACTCGCTATATCGACGACGATTCGTCTGTTCGGGAGATTGTTATGAAGAAAAACAGCTACCAGGGAGATAATGagatgagaatttctgatggTGGAACTAAATGTTCAGTTCCTGCTCATAAGCGAGAATTGGTCAAGTATGCGGAGCCGTTAATCGAAGAAGAGCCGATGAAACCATGGATTACATTGAAAAAGAACATACAGAATGTCAAGTATCTACCTACATTGGCTGATATAAACTTCAAGCAGAGGTATGTGTATGTTGATGTTGGGGCAAGAAGTTATGGATCTAGTATTggaagttggtttaagaaacaGTACCCTAAACAAAACAAGACATTTGATATCTATGCAATTGAAGCTGATAAGACTTTTCATCAAGAGTACAAATTGAAGAAAGGGATTAATCTTTTACCATATGCAGCTTGGGTAAAAAATGAAACTTTACTGTTTGAGGTGAATAGAGACCCTGGTCAGAATATTGAAGCTAAAGGAACTGGTATGGGGAGAATTAAACCTGTGAAATCTGATACTGGCCTTGCTAATAATGTGAATAAAATTCAGGGTTTCGATTTTGCTGATTGGTTGAAGAATACGGTTTCGGAGAAAGATTTTGTTGTCATGAAAATGGATATTGAAGGCACTGAATTTGATTTGATTCCGAGGTTAATTGAAACTGGAGCAATTTGTTTAATTGATGAAATCTTTCTTGAGTGTCATTATAATAGATGGCAGAGATGTTGTCCCAGAGAAAGGAGTTCTAAGTATGAACAGAGTTATGATCAATGCTTGGGTTTGTTTAATTCTCTTCGGGATATCGGAGTTCTTGTTCATCAATGGTATTAG